From the Lepidochelys kempii isolate rLepKem1 chromosome 2, rLepKem1.hap2, whole genome shotgun sequence genome, one window contains:
- the DCSTAMP gene encoding dendritic cell-specific transmembrane protein translates to MSQQWITNLQKKMRIFASITQHIWGLFVSERKPGWKNLLQLFAVCCTVSFIISSLLFLGLHSFLAHYPLVSLAISGSTWIGLSIGLCSSKHMRCFGTLFVLSCSLREGRNALIAAGTGVVVAGTIQNIFHNLKILADSVACNLEIEQFAFIKLYIKIIQWIYNEAKRLSNPVEEVVSLSDKFSVSYLISDEDLKMKLNTTKQQIQSVTNHISSILAIQPYISQRLLPIIGILLVPLGTYLFFRKFLGTHSVKFKNIYITKQFIEFDEHQRQQRKPCVLPLSKKERKEYVIVPSLRLTHKERKSIGRILIPVFTNLCIWVLFAAVDYLLYWLIFSVSKHLQALPKLEVNLKVRYQKNENTFIFNNGERKTMNLNFSSSLFKHECLPKPEFLLSSTWIQLGCIIFCLIIFALFSTTLTQLKILVSTSFYPNIEMKRIHYLHAKLLRKRSKFPQKNVKRKLNSFATTLHFWFPVFKAMGMVTKKQKDMININNV, encoded by the exons ATGAGCCAGCAGTGGATTACCAACCTTCAGAAGAAAATGAGAATTTTTGCCTCAATAACTCAACACATTTGGGGACTTTTTGTATCAGAGAGGAAGCCTGGATGGAAGAATCTGTTGCAGCTTTTTGCAGTTTGCTGTACTGTTAGCTTCATCATAAGCAGCCTCTTATTTcttggcttgcattcctttctAGCACACTATCCTTTGGTTTCCTTAGCAATTTCTGGGTCCACCTGGATTGGCCTGTCTATTGGGTTGTGTTCCTCCAAGCACATGCGCTGCTTTGGCACGCTGTTTGTTCTTTCTTGCAGCTTGCGTGAAGGTAGAAATGCGCTTATTGCTGCTGGGACTGGTGTTGTGGTAGCTGGCACGatccaaaatatttttcacaacCTAAAGATATTGGCAGACAGTGTAGCTTGCAATCTAGAGATTGAGCAATTTGCCTTTATAAAACTctatattaaaataattcagtGGATTTATAATGAGGCTAAACGTTTAAGCAACCCAGTGGAAGAAGTAGTATCACTGAGTGACAAATTCAGTGTCTCTTACTTAATTTCAGATGAAGATTTGAAAATGAAGTTAAACACCACAAAACAACAAATCCAGAGTGTTACTAACCATATATCTTCTATACTGGCTATACAGCCCTATATAAGCCAGAGGCTGTTGCCTATAATAGGGATTCTTCTAGTTCCTCTTGGCACATACCTTTTCTTCAGAAAATTCTTGGGCACTCATAGTGTGAAGTTTAAGAATATTTACATTACAAAACAGTTCATTGAATTTGATGAGCACCAAAGGCAGCAAAGAAAGCCCTGTGTTCTTCCACtcagtaaaaaagaaagaaaagagtatGTGATAGTCCCATCCCTCCGCCTAACACACAAGGAAAGGAAAAGCATAGGACGCATTCTAATCCCTGTATTTACTAATCTTTGCATCTGGGTTCTGTTTGCAGCAGTAGATTATTTGCTTTACTGGCTAATTTTTTCAGTGAGCAAGCATCTCCAAGCATTACCAAAGCTAGAGGTTAATTTGAAAGTCAGGTACCAA aaaaatgaaaacacGTTTATTTTCAACAATGGGGAGCGCAAGACAATGAATCTTAACTTTAGCTCTTCTCTGTTTAAGCATGAATGCCTCCCTAAGCCAGAGTTTTTGCTCTCCTCAACATGGATCCAGCTTGGATGCATCATCTTTTGTCTAATAATATTTGCATTATTCTCCACCACCCTGACGCAACTTAAAATACTTGTGTCAACTTCATTTTATCCCAACATAGAGATGAAACGGATACATTATCTGCATGCAAAACTACTGAGAAAAAGATCAAAGTTTccacagaaaaatgtaaaaaggaaATTGAACTCATTTGCTACAACG CTCCACTTCTGGTTCCCAGTATTCAAGGCAATGGGGATGGTCACGAAGAAACAAAAAGACATGATAAACATCAACAATGTTTGA